One genomic segment of Salinigranum rubrum includes these proteins:
- the nirK gene encoding copper-containing nitrite reductase, translating to MSLELTRRQVLQATGLGGAAALAGCVAGAPRADANVNVDAGAVATTPTAQLDAAKAVDVERIAADPRDLPPPITRTEPAVVPVELETLELVAEVEPGVTFDYMTFDGQVPGPLIRTRVGDTVDLTIRNHPDNSMVHNVDFHACRGPGGGAEATMVAPGEEKRLTFQVTYPGAFIYHCAVANVDYHISAGMFGIILVEPEGGLPEVDHEFYLGQHELYTEGETGEEGHHGFSFARMAAEDPTYVLMNGEKYAIGPQKYDEMNIRTDETVRIFYGVGGPNQFSSFHAIGSVWDEVYRQGALASTPDRYVQTTPVLPGSAAVVTMHTPVPGDYKLVDHALSRVARKGALAVVHADGPANPDVFDAGETESESA from the coding sequence ATGTCACTCGAACTGACGCGACGACAGGTGTTACAGGCGACCGGACTCGGCGGCGCGGCGGCACTGGCCGGCTGTGTGGCCGGCGCGCCACGCGCTGACGCGAACGTGAACGTGGATGCGGGGGCGGTGGCGACGACCCCGACGGCGCAACTGGACGCGGCGAAAGCCGTCGACGTCGAACGGATCGCAGCGGACCCGCGCGACCTCCCGCCCCCCATCACGCGGACGGAACCCGCCGTGGTGCCGGTCGAACTCGAGACGCTGGAACTCGTCGCCGAGGTGGAGCCGGGCGTCACGTTCGACTACATGACGTTCGACGGGCAGGTGCCGGGTCCACTCATCCGGACGCGCGTGGGCGACACCGTCGACCTCACCATCCGAAACCACCCGGACAACTCGATGGTCCACAACGTCGACTTCCACGCGTGCCGCGGGCCCGGCGGCGGTGCGGAGGCGACGATGGTCGCCCCCGGCGAGGAGAAACGCCTGACGTTCCAGGTGACGTACCCCGGCGCGTTCATCTACCACTGTGCGGTGGCGAACGTCGACTACCACATCTCGGCGGGGATGTTCGGGATCATCCTCGTCGAACCCGAGGGCGGGCTCCCCGAGGTGGACCACGAATTCTACCTCGGTCAACACGAACTCTACACCGAGGGAGAGACCGGCGAGGAGGGCCACCACGGCTTCTCGTTCGCCCGGATGGCGGCCGAGGACCCGACGTACGTCCTGATGAACGGCGAGAAGTACGCCATCGGTCCGCAGAAGTACGACGAGATGAACATCCGGACGGACGAGACCGTCCGGATCTTCTACGGCGTCGGCGGGCCGAACCAGTTCTCGAGCTTCCACGCCATCGGCTCCGTGTGGGACGAGGTGTACAGGCAGGGCGCGCTCGCCTCGACACCCGACAGGTACGTCCAGACGACGCCCGTCCTCCCGGGGAGCGCGGCCGTCGTGACGATGCACACGCCCGTCCCGGGCGACTACAAGCTCGTCGACCACGCGCTCTCGCGGGTCGCCCGGAAGGGCGCACTGGCGGTCGTCCACGCCGACGGGCCGGCGAATCCGGACGTGTTCGACGCCGGCGAGACGGAGTCGGAGTCGGCCTGA